One part of the Pseudomonas sp. MYb118 genome encodes these proteins:
- a CDS encoding PLP-dependent aminotransferase family protein translates to MHTLPLYRQLANHYLDAIRSGTLKTGERFPSIRLMMEKHAVSLSTAVQVCRELEDCGVLEARPRSGNYIRLPDTAPKPVPLTPPPFDTSVYLGLHPPISSVLTAGQRAAIRVNLASAYCAPSLYPLKTLQDHMAKALRRDAHLLDAEGSTNGCLALRNLLARRALAAKTQLPAEKIVITHGATEALTLALRAVTQPGDTVAVESPTFYGLLQILESLHLRTREVPATAQAGINLLALEQLLQGPEAIQALIVMPNLQNPLGSIMPDANKARLVQLCAEHGTVLIEDDTYGDLVDIEQPLSTLKHWDLSDNVIHCASLNKTLAPGIRLGWISAGKWHERVAMLKHAQSRGCEVMSQMAVSEFMKTPSYERYLRRLRKTLTHQRQQMSESITRYFPVGTSVSEPRGGTLLWVELPPHCSSIRLFHEALQVGIQISPGDIFSNSPRFNHFVRIGCGMPYSPKIDEALARLGGLLKAQV, encoded by the coding sequence ATGCACACGCTTCCCCTGTACCGTCAGTTGGCCAACCACTACCTCGACGCGATCCGCAGCGGTACCTTGAAAACCGGTGAACGTTTCCCCTCGATCAGGCTGATGATGGAGAAACACGCGGTCAGCCTGTCCACCGCCGTGCAGGTTTGTCGCGAGCTCGAGGACTGCGGCGTCCTTGAAGCCCGACCGCGCTCCGGCAACTACATTCGCCTGCCCGACACTGCGCCCAAACCGGTTCCCCTCACTCCCCCGCCCTTCGACACCAGCGTCTACCTCGGCCTTCACCCTCCCATTTCCTCGGTACTCACGGCCGGACAACGCGCGGCGATCCGGGTCAACCTGGCCAGTGCCTACTGCGCACCGTCGCTCTACCCGTTGAAGACCCTGCAAGATCACATGGCCAAGGCTTTGCGCCGGGACGCGCATTTGCTCGATGCCGAAGGCTCGACAAACGGCTGCCTGGCGTTGCGCAACCTGCTGGCTCGCCGGGCACTGGCGGCCAAGACGCAACTGCCGGCAGAAAAAATCGTCATCACCCACGGCGCCACCGAAGCCCTGACGCTGGCGCTGCGTGCGGTCACTCAACCGGGCGACACCGTGGCCGTGGAATCCCCGACCTTCTACGGGCTCCTGCAGATTCTCGAAAGCCTGCACCTGCGTACCCGGGAAGTGCCGGCGACGGCCCAGGCCGGCATCAACCTGCTGGCCCTCGAGCAACTGCTGCAAGGCCCGGAAGCCATCCAGGCGCTGATCGTCATGCCCAACCTGCAAAATCCGCTGGGCAGCATCATGCCGGATGCCAACAAGGCCCGACTGGTGCAACTGTGCGCCGAACACGGCACGGTGCTGATCGAAGACGACACCTATGGGGATCTGGTGGACATCGAACAGCCGCTGTCCACGCTCAAACATTGGGACCTCAGCGACAACGTGATCCATTGCGCATCGCTGAACAAAACCCTGGCACCGGGCATACGCCTGGGCTGGATCAGTGCTGGGAAATGGCACGAGCGCGTGGCGATGCTCAAACATGCCCAGTCCAGGGGCTGCGAAGTGATGTCGCAAATGGCGGTGAGCGAGTTCATGAAAACCCCGTCCTACGAACGTTACCTGCGCCGTTTGAGGAAAACCCTGACACACCAACGCCAGCAGATGAGTGAGTCGATCACCCGCTACTTCCCGGTGGGTACCAGCGTCAGCGAGCCTCGGGGCGGGACGTTGTTGTGGGTGGAACTGCCGCCCCATTGTTCGTCGATACGGTTGTTCCATGAGGCGCTGCAGGTGGGCATCCAGATTTCGCCTGGGGATATCTTTTCCAACAGCCCGCGCTTCAATCATTTTGTGCGGATCGGCTGCGGGATGCCGTATTCGCCGAAGATTGATGAGGCGCTGGCGAGGTTGGGGGGGTTGCTTAAGGCGCAGGTCTAA